GGCACCGGGAGCATGAGCAATCCGGTCACGATGACGCTCCCCCAACCGACCCGCACCGACTCCACCGCGTTGCGAAGGGACCGCGGTGCCAGCCAGAACAGAGCCAGGCCACCGCCCACGAACAACAGCACCCCGAGTATCGCTCCTACCAGAACTACGGCCCGCAGGCGGATGTTCTGCCTGGTCGGCTCCCGCATTATCAGCTGGCCGCCGACCTCCGCCGAGTCGTCGACCGTCGCCGGATCGGGCGATCGATATCCGAGATCCCCGACGACGGAGGCACCTTCCAGCACGTCGAGGGCCCCGACCGTCATCTCGAAGTCGTGTCCGATGTCGCCGGAAATGCGGGTCGTGCCGATCGTCTGACCCCACACGAATCCTTCGACGAGGCCGGCGAGGTTCAGCGACCAGCCCCAGACGAGGAGGTCGCCTCGCACGCTACCCGTGATCTCGGTCGAGCCGGCGACCACGACGACATCCCGCTCGACGATCCCCGCAACCGACACGGAACCGGCAGTCGCGCGGACGGACCCCTCGACCGTCCCGTCGATCACAACACTGCCGGTGACGGCGATCACGTCACCCGTGACGAGACCCCGAATGCGCACCTCGGTCCCCGAGAAGGCGATGAGGTCGCCGTCGATGGTGCCGCGCACGTCGACTGAGTTTCCGACGGCGTAGAGGTCTTCCACTATGACTTCATCGACTCCGACCACGACGAAGTCGGCGGTGGCCCGGTCCGCCCCGAAAGCAGGCACGGCGGCCGTCACAAAGAGCCCGAACACGAATAGGAAGCTGATGACCCTGCGGAAACTCACACACCGAGGCTAGTGGCCTGCCGGAAGTGTTCGACGGAGAGCAGGTGGGCCGTACTGGTCCTGCCGCTGGTAGCTTGGCCTCACCCGAACGAGCGGAGGTGACTCGTGGCCGGCCACACTGGGCTTTCAGCATGAGAGAGATCGGCATCGCCCTGCTCGGGTCGAAGTTCATGGGAAAGGCACACTCGAACGCGTGGTCGCAGGTGAGTCGGTTCTTCGACGTTCCCCGGTTGCCCGTGCTCCGGCACATCGCCGCCCGCGATGCAGCCTTTCTCGAGGCTTTCGCCGACCGATGGGGGTGGAACCGATGGACGACCAACTGGGTTGAAGCGATCGCAGACCCCGAGGTCGACCTCGTCGACATCGGGACACCAAACCATCTACACCATGATCAGGCGATCGCGGCGATGGAGGCCGGCAAGGACGTTGCGTGCGAGAAGCCTCTAGCGGGGACACTGTCGGACGCCCGGTCGATGGCCGCGACCGCGGTCCGCACGGGTCGGCAGACCTTCGTCTGGCACAACTACCGCAGAGTCCCGGCCGTCGCACTTGCCAGGCAACTCGTACAGGAAGGGCGGCTGGGGCGGATCTATCACGTCAGGGCGGCGTACCTCCAGAGCTGGGCCGGGCCCGACACGCCGTTGGACTGGCACTTCTCACGGGACCAGGCAGGCACGGGCGCACACGGTGACCTGAATGCTCACATCGTCGACATGGCCCGTTTCGTCACCACCGACGAGATCACCGAGGTCATCGGGGCAGCGGAGGAGCGTTTCATCGACGAACGACCACTTCCCGGCTCCCCGACGGACCGCGGACGGTCGACGGTGGACGACGCGGTGTTGTTCCTCGCCCGGTTCGAAGGCGGCGCGATCGGGAGCTTCGAGGCGACACGCCTGGCGACGGGTTTCAAGAACTCCAACCGCATGACCATCCACGGCGAGTCCGGGGCGCTGAGCTTCGACTTCGAGGCGATGAACGAACTGCAGTTCTTCGACGCCACCGAGGAGCCCCGCCTTCAGGGATGGAGGAAGATCCTCGTGACCGGGGCCGATCATCCCTACGCATCCAACTGGTGGCCGGACGGCCACTGGCTCGGCTACGACCACACCTTCACGCACCAGGCCGCCGACATTCTCACCGTTATCGACGGCGGCGAGCCCGTCGTGCCGATACCGGATTTCGCAGACGCCCTGCAGACCCAGCGCATCCTCGAGGCTGCTTTGATCTCGGCTCGAGAGCGGTGCCCGGTCTCGATCGCCGACCTGGTCACGTGACGTCCAGGTACCAGAGTTCGACCGCCGAAGCCTCCATCGAAGTGGACGTGGCGGCCGGTTGCCGGCTTTCCTCTCTCGAGATCCGCGGTCGGCAAATCCTCGTCACCGGGGCGTCCCGGCCGATCGACTGGGGCCTCTATCCCATGGCGCCCTATGCCGGCCGCGTTCGGAATGGTCGCTTCGCATTTGCCGGCTCGACGCACCGGCTCCGGGTAACGGATGGAGACCATGCCATCCACGGCACCGTGCTCGATCGGCCGTGGACGCCCGAAGGTGACGGCTCATTCGTAATCCGTCTCGGCGAGTTCTGGCCGTTCCCGGGGTATGCCCGCCAGCGCATCCGGCTCGGTTCGGGGCAACTCGACCTGCAGCTCGAAGTACACGCCGAGGGCACCGCCATGCCGGCATCCTGTGGGTGGCATCCATGGCTGAGAAGGCAGGTCGCAGGCGCAAGAGCCGAACTGGACTTCCGTCCGGGCTTCATGTTGCGGCGCGATGAGCATGGAATCGCGACTCGGGACCGGGTGGCGCCGTCCGACGGACCCTGGGATGACTGCTTCGGTGGTGTGGAACGGCCGCCTTCGATCCGCTGGCCGGGCTTCGCCGCTCTCACGATCGAGTCCACATGTCGATACTGGACGGTCTTCAACGAACGTGACCATGCCCTCTGCGTCGAACCCCAGACCGCACCGCCCGACGATGTGAACAACGACCCCTTCATCGTGGAACCCGGCAGGCCTCTG
The Acidimicrobiia bacterium DNA segment above includes these coding regions:
- a CDS encoding polymer-forming cytoskeletal protein, producing the protein MSFRRVISFLFVFGLFVTAAVPAFGADRATADFVVVGVDEVIVEDLYAVGNSVDVRGTIDGDLIAFSGTEVRIRGLVTGDVIAVTGSVVIDGTVEGSVRATAGSVSVAGIVERDVVVVAGSTEITGSVRGDLLVWGWSLNLAGLVEGFVWGQTIGTTRISGDIGHDFEMTVGALDVLEGASVVGDLGYRSPDPATVDDSAEVGGQLIMREPTRQNIRLRAVVLVGAILGVLLFVGGGLALFWLAPRSLRNAVESVRVGWGSVIVTGLLMLPVPVLIPAVIAVIAGTADPDVAFPFALALIPVAIGVAGLFALIVLVAPVPVLTAVGLKLAPARSAFFGFLAGSGIFLVTMLIPFVRGFVLAAVVVLGLGSWVMGAVRSRGETGWEASPPLTVGDS
- a CDS encoding Gfo/Idh/MocA family oxidoreductase — translated: MREIGIALLGSKFMGKAHSNAWSQVSRFFDVPRLPVLRHIAARDAAFLEAFADRWGWNRWTTNWVEAIADPEVDLVDIGTPNHLHHDQAIAAMEAGKDVACEKPLAGTLSDARSMAATAVRTGRQTFVWHNYRRVPAVALARQLVQEGRLGRIYHVRAAYLQSWAGPDTPLDWHFSRDQAGTGAHGDLNAHIVDMARFVTTDEITEVIGAAEERFIDERPLPGSPTDRGRSTVDDAVLFLARFEGGAIGSFEATRLATGFKNSNRMTIHGESGALSFDFEAMNELQFFDATEEPRLQGWRKILVTGADHPYASNWWPDGHWLGYDHTFTHQAADILTVIDGGEPVVPIPDFADALQTQRILEAALISARERCPVSIADLVT
- a CDS encoding aldose 1-epimerase encodes the protein MTSRYQSSTAEASIEVDVAAGCRLSSLEIRGRQILVTGASRPIDWGLYPMAPYAGRVRNGRFAFAGSTHRLRVTDGDHAIHGTVLDRPWTPEGDGSFVIRLGEFWPFPGYARQRIRLGSGQLDLQLEVHAEGTAMPASCGWHPWLRRQVAGARAELDFRPGFMLRRDEHGIATRDRVAPSDGPWDDCFGGVERPPSIRWPGFAALTIESTCRYWTVFNERDHALCVEPQTAPPDDVNNDPFIVEPGRPLIARMTMRWELE